The window CGTCGATCAACGAACTGCTCGAAAGTCCGCCGCTCAAGGCGCTCGTCGACCGCGTCAATCCGGCCCGTGTGATGACCAGCGTCCGCTCGTTCGTCGATGGCATGCGGCTGGAACTGCAAACTGCAGTCGCTCAGCGACAAATCCCTTCACCACTCGCCCTGGCCGAGCAGATCGCTAATTGGATTGTGCGGCAGGATCAGGCCGGCGTCCGCAATGTGCTCAATGGCACGGGTATTCTGCTCCATCCGGAGCTGGGCGGTGCACCGCTCGCCGATGAAGCGCTCGCGGCGTTACGGAGTGCGGCTGCCAGTTATTCACGAATTCCCACGGCAGGAGCCAAACCGACGCGCGTCGAACAACTGCTGCAGGAACTCACGGGCTGCGAAACCGCGGTCGTCACGCCGAACGCCGCGCTGGCGATTGGCCTGTTGACCAAGGCGCTGGCTTACGGCAAGGAAGTGCTCATTCCTCGCTGCCAATTGCTGACCGCCGCCGATGGCTCGCGTGGGTATGAGTTGCTCACCGCAGCTGGGGCCAAACTGCAAGAGGTGGGGGCCGCCAACGAACTGACGATCAACGATCTGTCGCGCGCTGGCGACTCCGCTTTTCTCTTTTGGCAGCACGATCTCCCTTCGACTGCAACTCAGCCATCGCTCGCTGAAGTTGGGACTTGGGCGCAGCGCCATTCCGTGTCCCTCATCGTCGACCTGGGGAGCGGCGGATTGAACGATGGCGCTGCTTTCGGAATTGCAGCGCAACCGACGGCGGCTGCCGCGATCCAAGCCGGCGCTACGGCGGTCATTGTCCGCGGCGATGGCTTGCTCGGCGGACCAGGCTGCGCGATCATCGCCGGCAAGAGTTCGCTCATCAGCAAGCTCCTGGCCGATCCGTTGGCCCGGACCGCCAACACCGATAAGGCGACACTTGCCGCGCTCGAGGCGACCCTGGAGCTCTATCGCCCCGCTGCCGACCCGGCGAGCAATCACATCGAGCGCTCGATTCCGCTCCTCGGCCTACTTGCGGCATCGGCCGATAATTTGAAGCACCGCTGCGAACGGTTGTCGCCGCAGCTCGCTGCCTCGCCGGCGCTCGCCGCCGTCGAACCCCGGGCCGATTTTGCCTGGCTAACGGCGGCCAAGCTCGATAGCCAAAAACTGCCGACCTGGGGCCTGACGCTGCAGCCCGCACAGGGCACGGCTGCCGATCTGTTGGCGGCCCTGAGCAACACAACTCCTGCGGTCATCGGCAGTTTGGCCGGCGATCGCGTCTGGATCGATCTCCGCGCCATCTCGCCGCGCGAGGACCAGCAATTGGTCAACGCCGTGAATCAGCTGGCCGCCAAGTAACTGCGTGTCACTTGCTTGAGCGCCGGTGTCGGGGATCGCGACGCAGCTATCCCGGCAAAAGTATCGATTCTAACTGTCGTGAAAGCTAATCACGGCGAAAACGCGATTCTACGCGTTTTTTGAGCTCTGGCACATCGATTGCTTTTCAGTGCTCCGTCCTCAACGAGAAATCTGGCGAGGGCGCTGTTCGATGCCGTGGTGACACTACTCGGACAGCGCCCTTTTTGAAAATCTGGCGAGGGCGCTGTTTGATGCGGTGGTGACACTGCCCAAGCAGCGCCCTTTTTCGAAAAATCTGGCGAGGGCGCTGTCCGGTTCAATGGCAACATTGGCCGGACAGCGCTCTTTTTTCAAGCCAACTTACGACGACCGAAATCTGGCGAGAGCATGGTGCGAATTGGTGGTGACACCAAACGCCCCATGCTCTTTTTTTTGCGCCGTTGCCAACTAGCGCGACGACGCCACCGATTGCGGCAAGCGCACCTGATCTGCGACGGTTTCGGTCATGTGCTGTAGCGGCATGCCGTTGTCGCGGTCGTTTTCATCGCGGGGATTTTCTTCGCTCTTCTTGGCAAAGAGCAACTGCTGCAACTCGATCATCACGCTAAGGAGCGCGGGAACGAAGACCAGCGTGACCACCGTTGAAATGATCAGGCCGCCGAGGAGCACCGCGCCGATGCCGCGATAAAGTTCGCTGCCGGCGCCCGGTGCGAGCACCAGCGGCAAGAGACCCACGAGACCACCGAGCGTGGTCATGAAGATCGGGCGGATACGGGTGCGAACGGCCTCGATCACGGCATCGCCGATACTCATGCCGTCTTCTTTGAAGTGAATGAGTGACTGTTCGACGATGAGAATCGGGTTATTCACCACCGTACCGACGAGCATGATGAAGCCGAGCATCGTGAGCACATCGAGCGGTTGCAGCACCCACATATTGAGTAGCCACAGACCGGCGAAGCCGCCGACCGCACCCAGCGGCACCGTCATGATGACCACGAACGGATAGACCCACGATTCGAAGGTGGCGGCCATCAGCAGGTAAGTGATGACGACGGCGAGGAGCAGATTCGAACGGAGCGAAAACCAGGTGCTGCGAAGTTTGTCTGCCGTACCTTCCAGGCTGATGCGATAACCGCCCGTTAATCGTCCGCTGGCTTGCAACGGCTTGATCACATCCTTGGTGATCATGTCCATCGCCAGTTCGAGCGGCATATCCGGCGGAGGACTCACTTCGAGCGTAATGGCTCGCTGACGAGTGCGGTGATTCACCTGTTCCGGACCGGGTTCCAGGCGAATGTTGGCGATGGCTTCGAGCGGTACGAGCTGACCGGCAGGAGTAGCAATCGGCACCGTCTGCAAACTCTGTTCGCTGTTGGCATAGCGATCTTCGCCGACGATGCGGAGGTCGATCTTGTCGCCACCCTTGTAGTAATCGGCGGCGTACGCGCCGTCGACGAGGGCATCGACCGCGTAGCCGAGCTCTTGGGCCGTCATCCGCAGATCGGCAGCTTGCTCGAACTTCGGATAAATCCGCATTTCGGGATTCGCCAAGTCGAGGCTCGGCGTGGGGCGGATTTGCGCGGCGGGAATCAAACCGGGCATTTCAGGAGAGCCCTTCAACCGACCGAAAATCTCACCGCCGAACGCAACGAGCTTGTTGATATCAGGGCCGGTGATTTCGATATCCACCGTACGACCGCCCGTGAGACCTTGCTCGAACAAGCTCGCCTGCTTGGCGATCAAGAACGTTCCTGGCAGTTTGTCGCCGATCCTTTGAATGACAGGCACAAGATCCTTGGCCCGCGCGGGATCGAGCGAACGAGCGCCGATGAAGACTTGCCGGTTACGAGCGACGAAGAAGAAGTCGTTGATCACCAGCTTCTTGCCGTTGACCACTTCGGGGTCGTCGAGCTCCACATCCCAGAACGGCCGGAGCTCTTCTTCGACGAGGTTGCCCATCTTCAGCAGATGGTCGAGGTTGTAACCCGGCGGCGGAATGACGATGCCGAACACGAGGTTTCGGTCGCCGCTCGGCAGATACTCCACCTTCGGCAGCAGCATCCAAGTGAGGACGCACGAACCGGCGATCACCGCGCAGACGACGATGATGCGCGGGAACAAGCTGATCTGCAAACCGCGATTGAATCCGATTAGCAGATTGACCATCCAGTCGGCGATTTTGTCGGAAATTTTCAGGATGAAGTTAATCGGCAACATCAGCCAATTCACAAAACCCCAGAACCCCGTGCGGCGTTCTTTCTGCGGCTCGGCTTCGGGAAGAATCACGTTGCCGTGGCGATCTTTTTTGTGCGGCTTCAAAATCCGCATCGCAGCCGTCGGCACCACGGCCACGGCGACGAGCATCGAGAGAGCTACCGCCGCCGAAATGGAAATGGCGATGTCGCGAAACAATTGTCCGGCCTCTTCTTTGATGAAGAGGACCGGCAAAAACACGGCTAGGTTGGCGAGCGTGGCATTGAGCAGAGCGCCCCACACTTCACCGGCGCCGTTGACGGCTGCATCTTCGGGAGATTCACCCTTTTGGTGCCGGCGATAAATGTTTTCGAGCATCACGATCGCGTTGTCGACGAGCATGCCGACCGCGAATGCCAGACCGCCGAGCGCGAGCACGTTGAGCGAGCGGCCGAGCACGGCCATCACCAGAAACGCGCCGACGGTGCTGATGATGATGTGGGCAAAAATGATGAGCGTCGGCCAACCGTTGCGAAGGAAGACGAGCAACGTGAGGAACGTGAAAATACTTCCCCAAAACAAGTTGTCGCTCACCAGATTCATGGCCGAATAGATGTATTCGGTTTCGTCATAGACCTGTACCAGTTGCAGGTTTTGGTTCTTCAGAATGTCGGCGTTCAGATCGATCATCGTGCCGCGCACGCCTTTCATGACGTCGAGCACGTTTTCGCCGACGCCGCGCTGCACGTTGATGGCGATGCTGGTCGTGCCGAACCGCTTCACGATGCCGTCGGGCTTCTTGTAGCCTTCGACGACCTTGGCAATGTCGCGGACATAAACGGGCACGCCGTCGCGGCGAGCGACGATCGCATTTTCGACTTGCTCGGGAGAGCGGAATTGGCCCAGCGTCCGCACGACGTAACGGCGCTTCCCTTCCCAGTAGTCGCCAGCCGACGTGTCTTCGTTCTGACCGCGGAGAGCCACGCGAATGTCGTTGATGGTCAGACCGCGGGCGGCCAGATGCTCAGGATTGACGACGACTTGCAGCTCTTCTTCGCGACCACCGAGCACGTTGGCGTTCGAAACACCTTCGACGCGCTCCAGCGCCGACTCGATGTAGTCTTCGGCAAATTTGCGGAGTGTGGTCACATCGCGATCGGGTGGCAACCAGGCTTTGATCCGCGGTTCGGTGACCGCCAGATCCTTCAGCCGGTGCATCGTCAAGCCTTCGTTGTTCGAGTTGTAGGCCTTGTCGAGCGTGGCTTTCAGGTCGGGATGCTTGGCGGTGAACTCATCCTTTTCCTCGACCGTCGGCACGCGTTCGCCGAGGATCAACCAGGCGATCGGGCGATTGGCGGCGTTCGAAGTATTGATGACCGGTTCGTCCACGTCTTCCGGATAGCTCGGCACTTGAGCGAGCTTGGTGTTGACCTTGAGCAGCGCTTCGCTGACATCGATGCCGACCGGAAACTCGAGCGTGATGCGGCCCATCGAGTCCATGCTTTCGGAAGTCATTTTCCGCACGCCTTCGACGCTCTTAAGCTGTTCCTCCTGCTCGTGAATGATCTGCTTTTCGACTTCTTCGGGACTAGCGCCCGGCCACATCGTTTCGATGGTCAGCGTCGGCACTTCCACTTCGGGCGTGAGCTGCATCGGCATCGTGAAGAGCGACAAGATGCCGAACATCAACAGCAGGATCACGCCGACGGTGACCTTGACGGGATTGTTGACGAAGGTGGTGATCAAATTCATGTTCGGGTCTCGTCACTGCGAAGCAATGAAGGAGGGCAATTGGCGAGGATGCGGAGCAGGCAGGACGTTGAGCAACGGCAGACAAAAAGGACGACTAGGGGAAGCTGATGTTGATCGCTTCAGCCCGCACATCTTGGCCGGGGCGGAGCCGTTCGTTCCCTTCGACGACGAGCACGTCGCCGGCTTTGATTTCGCCCACGCCGACGCTGACCCATTGGCCTTGCGCGACGCCGAGCGTAACCGGAACCGGCCGAACGCTGCTCTTGCCGGCGGTAGTGTCAACGACATAGACCACCGGAGATCGACCGCCGATCGCGATCGCATCTTTGGGTACAAACGGCAAGGGCTTGGCTTCGCCGACGGGGAGCGTGACGCGAGCGAACATGCCGGCCTTCAGCAGCGGGCCACGTTCATCGACGACGTTCTCGACGCGGACTTTGACCGGAAAGGTGCGAGCACGAGCATCGGCTTGCGGATTGATGATGGCCACTTTGCCGACGAAGCGCTGACCACGGAGCGCGGTGATTTCGACATTCCCCATCACGCCGGGCGTGAGCTTGGTCGCGTAGTCTTCGAGCACGGCGATTTCGACATCGACGTTGCCGAGCTCAGCGATCTCGGCGGCGTGATCGCCTTGCATCATCCACTGGCCCACTTCGGTGAACTCGGCAGTGACCCAGCCATCGAACGGAGCAAACATCGTGTGCCGTTGAAACTGTTCGCTCAAGCGTTCGACTTCGGCTTCTTGCACCGCGATGCGGGCCTTCCACTGTTCGTGCTTCTGCTCCCAGGTGTTGCCCGTGAGGAGTCGCAGCACAGCGGCGGCGTTGTTGCGGGTCGCTTCGGCTTGCTGCTCGTGACTGACAGCTTCTTCGAGCGCTTCCTTGGTAATCGCATTCAGCAATTGCTTGGCCCGTTCGGCGCGGCCGTGCTGAAAGGTTTGGTTGGCTTCGGCGATGGCGAGTTGGGCTCGGGCTTGGGCGATTTCGTCTGCCCGCGAATTCTCCATTTCCAGCAGCGCGGCCTTGCGAACTTCCAGCTCGGCTTCGGCGGCTTTCTTTTCGGCGCCGATGATGCCGCGGCGCAGATGAGCGATGGGCGCGCCCTTCTTCACGAAGTCGCCTTCGTTGACCAGATATTCCTCGACGCGGCCTGAAGCGGCGCTGCCGACGACGCTCTTGCGGAGCGGGGTGACCGTGCCGACGAAGCTCTTTGGTTCATCGAGTGTCTCGATGCGCGCGGTGGCGACAAAGACGCGCGGCGGTGGCGGAGCGGCCGCGGGCGGACCCTTGGGAGCTTGCGCGAACGACGAGGCCGCCAGGGTGAGCAGAAGTGTGAAAGCAACGTTGCGTGTCATTTAGACGGCCTTTAAGGCGGAGAGTTCTTGATCGAGGTTTTTGCGAACGCGGGTGAGAAGTCGTTTGAGCGTGGCGAGCTCGCTGGCTTTCATGCCTTCGGTGGCCCGCGCGCGAACGCGTTTGACGCAGGCCACGATCTTGGTCCAAACAGGTTTGGCCGAGGGTTGCGGATGAATCAACTTGCGGCGGCGGTCGGTAGTGCACGGCAGGCGTTTGATCCAGCCGTCGCGCTCCATCCGATCGAGAATGCCGACCAGCGTGGCAGGTTCCAAATGCATCCGTTCGGCGAGCTCAGCCTGCGCGAGGGGCCCTTCGAGGGCGAGAAACCCCAGGACCTGACATTGCCGGTAGGTAATGCCCGTCGGCGCGAGTTCTTCGTTGATCGCCCGCTGGTACTCGTGCGACGTGGTCATGATCCAGAAGCCGGCGCTGTTTTCGAAATCGTATTCGAGCACGGCAATGGTTTCCGTATAAATGATTTGCGCCCTAACGAATAATTTATCTTAAAAGTAGCGGGTTAGGGATGCAAGTTTGACTTGCGCGCAAAGCAACCCCGCCAGGGGTTAGTAGCAATACCGGCATAGAACCGGGTTCTTACAGCAGATGGGGAATTCGCGCAGATTTTTTTAGCTGCCGAGCACATTCCCTTGCTCTGAATGGCTTTACGGCAACTCAGCCAGCAAATCGGTGAGGCTGCGGATGTGCTCTCCGGTGGATTCTGCGGAATTCCGCACCAGCCAACGTGCTAGCCAACCGCAGCGGTGAGGCGCCGCGACGTCATTTTCGAAGTCGTCGCCGACCATCAGGATGCGTGCGGGTTCGAGTTGGGTTGCCTGCTGGATGGCCCCGTAGAATCCGTCGGCTGGTTTGACCCAGCCGACACGCGAACTAACGAACTGATCCTCATCCGAAATCTGATCGAGCGGCCACAGCTCTTTGCAAATCCCGATCAGCCGCGAATCGAAATTCGACGCCACGCCGATGCGGTACCCGCGGCGGCGTAACTCGGTGAGCGTTGGAGCAATGTCGTCGAACAACTGCCAATGCGCCGCCTCGGCAAAATGTTGCCACAATCGCTGAAACGCGGCTTCGATGTTCTCTGTCGGAACGCCCGCCAATACTTGCGTGACAACGGCTCGCCAGAAATCGACTTCGGCCGCTTCGCTGGTTTGGCCGTCTTGTTCCAACCGGCGAAAAGATCTGGCGTTCGTCATCGCCGAACCAAACCGTGCGCCGAGCTCGTTGCGTGAGATTCTCAAGCCGAATTCTGCCGCGATTCGTTGATACACCGCAGCGACAGAGGGCTCGGGAAAGATCAGCGTGCCCACTGCATCGAACAAGATTAACCCAGGCCGGTTCACTTCGGCGTTTCCGGCATCGGCAAAACGCCGGAGCGTTTGGCATCGAAGGGATTGCCGAGTGGATCGAGCAGAGCTTCGGTGATGCGGCGGCGACGAACTTTGCGGACCTGGGCCCACACGCCGTCGACGATCACCGTATCGCCACCCTTGAGATTGTCTTCACGACCTGCATTAAGCCAGTCGTTGAGCGTCATCGTATCGGGGCTGTCGCCGCCGAGCTCGGGCCGATTCAACTGCGTGCGCAGCTGAGCAAGCGATACGCCGCCGCCGATCACCAGTTGTTGGCCAGCGGGGCTGATGTGTCGCGGCAGACGATCGAACTCATCCTGAATATCGCCGATCAGCTCTTCGAAAATATCTTCCTGCGTGATCATGCCGACGATTCGGCCGCCTTCGCCGCGGACGAGCGCCAAGTGCTGATGCTCGGTCGTCATTCGCTTGAGAGCTTCGCTGAGAGTCATGTTTTCCGACAGGCTGCTAATCTGCCGAACGATCTCGCGAATCACTGGGTTGCCCGGATGCGTCTTGGCGAGCAGCACCATGTCTTTGAACGTGACGTAGCCGATGATTTTTTGCGGATCGCCACGCTGCACGGTCACCGGAAACCGGGTGTGCAAGTCCATGTGGGCGATGATCAGGTTCTCGCTCAACGTAGCGTCGGCCACCACCATGACGATGTCTTCTTCGGGCAGCATGATCTCGGCGACCTTCATCGCCGACAGGCGACTCGCCTGCAGAATGATCCGTTCCTCTTGCATGCCGATGGCTTGGCTGGCGCGGAGCAAGTTCACCTGCGCTCGCAACTCATGCAAACCCACCGCTCGATGATCCTCTTTCTGCCGCATAAACGGCAGCCGTTCGACAATCGCGACAAATTGCGTGGTAATGGCTTCGAACAACCAAACGGCGGGGAAAAAGACGATGGAAAAGACCCACATCGCCGGGCTGAGGAGCAGGCAGACGAGCTCGGCGTTCTTTAGGGCGAAGACCTTGGGAATGAGTTCGCCGACGACGATCGTAAACGCCGAGATGGGGATCACCACGCAGGCTATGGCGAAAAAATCGGCCCAATCTTTATGAATGCCGACCGAGGCGAGGACTTTTTCAAAATAAGGTGCGAGACTTTCCTCGGCGGAAGCACCACCCATCGCAGCGGCAATTGCGCCCACGAGCGTAATGCCGAGCTGCACGGCGGCGAGGCTTGCTTCCATCCGCCCTTTCATCAGCAGCGACACGCTCGCGCCAGAGCGTTTTTGTTCGGCCAGGAGTCGCAGGCGGTCGGTCCGAACAGAGGCGAGCGCTAATTCATACGCGGCAAACAAGCCGTTGATAAACAGCAAGAAGCCGATGATCAGGATGACCGATAGACTCATTCCGCAAAAATTCCTGAGATAGCGCAGGCGAACCGAGTGCTCCCGGCAGCAGACCGCCTAGGCAAGCAGGATAATCGATAGAGCGAACAGAGATAAGGCGGCACGCATAACGGAGCGGCAATCTTTGTGGCGACAGCTGAGCGACAATGTGGCAGACGAAAGCGCCCTGCGGCCTGCCGCTCAGCGCAGGCAAGATCAACACATTGCCTTGTTCATCGGCCGCGCGATGTTAGAATAGTGTGAAGCTGTGGCAACGCAGCCTGTGATGGTCATTTTCCTTTGCGACGACCGTTTGCGGGATTCACGTCCCTAGTGCCGCCGAAATGAGCGAAATCCACCACGAATGCGGCATTGCCGCCATCTATCACTTGCCTGGCGACCTGCATCACTTGGTCCCTGGTGAGGGGCTAGAGGAAACAGCGCGGCTGCTCCCTCGCATGCTCCAGGACATTCAGAATCGCGGGCAACTCGCCGCAGGCATGACCTCCTACTGGCCGGGCAAGCCGCAACTGCTGACCACGCACAAAGAAATCGGCATGGTTAGCGAAGCCTTCAAGCTGAACCAGCGCGAAGAAGCCGAAGCGATCATGAATCGCCTCCTAGGTGTCGCCTCGATCGGCCATGTGCGCTACGCCACTTGCGGCGCCGACGATCGCAACTACGCCCAGCCGTTCGAGCGGAGCCACATCGAAAAAAGGAAGTGGTTCAGCTTCGCTTTCAACGGCCAACTGGCGAATGTGCAAGAGCTGAAAGACAAGCTGCTGTCGGATAAGTCGCATCACTTGACGCGCGACAACGACACCGAAGTGATCATGCACGAGATCGGTCGCGAAATGTCCGGCGATCGCCGGCCGACGCTGATCGAACTGATGACCAATCTCAGCCGCAAATTCGATGGCGCCTACAGCATCGTCCTGCTGAACGCCGAGGGGGACATGCTCGTCGCCCGCGACCCGCTCGGCATCAAGCCATTGTGCTACGCGAAAGAGGGCAACCTCTTCGCCGCTGCCAGCGAGAGCGTGCCACTGCTGAACCTCGGTTTTCAGCCCGAAGACATCAAGTCGCTGCCCCCTGGCTACGCGATCACCATTGTCGACGGCAAGTTCGACATCCAGCAATTCGCCGATCAAACCGGTCGGGCTCACTGCTACTTCGAATGGGTTTACTTTGCCAACGTGGCGAGCACGCTCGATGACCGCAGCGTCTATCTGTCGCGCACCGCGCTCGGCGAAGAACTCGCCCGCCTCGAGCTGCTCGACGGCAGCGTGGTGATCGACGAAAACACCATCGTCGTCCCCGTGCCGGACACCAGTAAAGCGGCCGCCGATGCCATGGCCCACCGCCTGCGTGTGCCGTCGCGCGAAGGGCTGATTCGCAATCGCTACTCGGGCCGAACCTTCATCGAAGGTGGCGGCAGCCGCAAGAAAAAAGCCGAGACCAAGTACACGCCGCTGCGTGAAGTGCTGCAAGGGAAGCGAGTCTTCCTCGTCGAGGATTCGATCGTCCGCAGCACCACGATGCGTGTGCTCCTCAATCGCATTCGCAAGTTGGGCGGCGCGAAAGAAATTCACGTCCGCGTCGCTTGTCCACCGATTGTCGCGCCTTGCTTCTACGGCATCGACATGTCGACCATCGACGAGCTCTTTGCTCCGAAGTTTATGAACGGCGGCGAATTGACCCCGGCCATCGAAGCCGAAATGGCCGCCGCCCTCGGGGCCGATTCGCTCCGTTATTTGCCGGTCGATTCGATTGCCAAAGCGGTCCGCTTTCCCAGCAGCAGCCTCTGCCAGGCCTGCATCACCGGCAGCTATCCGACGGCATCCGGCCAAAAGCTCTATCAAATCGCCCGCGAAAACATCGGCAAGTCCGCCGGCGATTCGCGGACCTACGAAACGCAGCAATCGCTGACGTTTGCTGAGTAGCACAGACGGGCTTGGTCAAGTTTTGGCGGCTGCGTGCGGCGAAAGTCTAGTTCAAGATGCAGCGCATCATCGAGCTTGCCTTAACGATCGTCATCTTGATTGGCGCGGTCTTCCTGTGGCGATCGACATCGACGCGCAGCGAACTCACACGCGAGCACGATCGGCTGGCCAACAAAGTCGGCCGGTTGCAAATCAAGGATCCCACGAAGATCCATCTCTTGGCGATCAACACCGACGATCCGCAGCACTTTGCTTGGCGCGCCTATTTTCCGCCCAACTATCATTACGCGTATTCTTGCAGCAGCGGCGGCGGTTCGGGCTCGAACAGTTCGGCGTGGGAAGGGATCTTGCGAGTGCGGGTTCGAGAAGTCAACGGAAAGACACTCCTTTCTCATGCTCTGCTGAATGGCAGTGGTCTGCGCAGCATCGGTTCTGAGCCGTTGACGAAGGTTCTCAAGGAACAGCCAGGAATGACGCCACGGCTGCAAGCCGAACAACTGGGCACGAAAGGACTGGTAATGTTCGATACCAGCGAAGTGTTGACCTTGGTCAAGTTGTCCCTCTCTGACGAAGCACTCGCCGATGCGAAACAGCATTTGAATGAGTGGGAACTGAAACAACTCACGCCGCACCTCGAACGGATCCGCATCGGGCCGCCCGGTTTTCCAGAGCGTGAACGCGACGGCAAGTAAGTATTGTCGCAGTAACAGCAGCACGAGCTATGCAAACGCCGACCGCGGAAATCAAATCGACGCCATCCCCGGTGAAGCGACCTCGTTGGCAGTTCACCCTCCGGACGATCTTGCTCCTCACTGCTGCCGTCGGAGTGTGGACGGCAGTGATCGTCAATCGACGAGAGATTCCACAGCTGGAGCAGCGAATCAAGGCGATGCGGTTGCTGGCGCGCGAACTGGATATCAAAGATCCGAATAAGATCGCCGTCGTGAAATGCCAGGAGCTGTGGTACGACGACAACGAATGGAAAATTTATCTGCCGGAAGGAAAATTTCAGGTTTCGCTGGCAACCCAAGAGGTCGACGCGCAAGATCTGGCCCCGCCAAGCAAATCTGCGCCGCTGCCGGCAGGAACTTTTCGGCTGTCCATCGCGCAAGAAAAACAGGGCAAGGATTGGCGAATTCGTGTTCTAAAGAACGGCCAGGAGTTCATTACCGTCGATGAACCGGCGACCTGGCATCCAGGGCATGGCTCTTCCGGCGGTGGCGCCTATTCGACGACCGAGCAAATGAATTCGAGCGAGCCCTTAGTCCTCTTCCGCCGGCGGTTCATGCAACCCGTGTCGGCGACTTCGAGCCAGACTCCGAACGGTCCTTGCGCCGGGGTTTTGCTCTGGATCGAGCCAGTGAAGTGAACGCCGCAAACTCGCGACTTGCAGGAAATTGCGCGCCAACTCCGTCAGAGGGGCGGACTTGCGCTCCGTAACACCAAGCGGAGTTGCGAGTCATTCTGCTAGGGATTCCCGGCGACCGGTGGCGACCAAAACCATTTCCCTGGTTGGTTCGTCTTAATGACAACCTGCTCTCGAAAAATGCAGGCATTGCTGGCTGCCGCCGGGTCGCACCATTCACCGTCGTCCCCAACTAAACTATTCCGGGCGGCTTGGTCCAGCGCAAGTGCAGGCGATCTCATCACTTGGCAAAACGTTTGCCCACAGGAAAATGACAATGCGTCAGACTTTTTGGCGGTTGGTTTCGACGTCCTCAACAAGGGTTGGCCGTTTGATGGCTGCGGCGACCTTAGGAGTGGGTTTGCTGATGGGGAACTGGCGAGCGACCGGTGGTGAGATCGATTTTCGCGAGGATTTTTCCCTGGCCCGCGACCGGACCAAGCCCCTCGCGCAGCTCATCCCCGGCACGGAAGACTATTACTACTATCACGCGCTGCATTACTTGGCGACCGAGCAGTATGAAAAGGTCGGCCAGCTCATGCCGCTGTGGGTTCAGCGGCATGGCGAGACCAGCCGCGTGTTTGAAATCCGCACTCGCCAGGCATTGCAAACGTATGAAAAGAGCCCGGAGAAGACTCTCGCTTACCTGCGGAATCGCCTCGGTTTGCACTATCCCTTCGAGCGCGAGATTCTAGGCGCCGAACCAAATCTGCCGACGGCGCTCGATCCAGCCATGATTTCGCGCGAGCAGTTTGCCAATCGCGCGGCTCCGTATTCCAACGACAACCTCGAACAGTACGAAGAAT is drawn from Anatilimnocola floriformis and contains these coding sequences:
- a CDS encoding MarR family winged helix-turn-helix transcriptional regulator produces the protein MLEYDFENSAGFWIMTTSHEYQRAINEELAPTGITYRQCQVLGFLALEGPLAQAELAERMHLEPATLVGILDRMERDGWIKRLPCTTDRRRKLIHPQPSAKPVWTKIVACVKRVRARATEGMKASELATLKRLLTRVRKNLDQELSALKAV
- a CDS encoding HAD-IA family hydrolase, producing the protein MFDAVGTLIFPEPSVAAVYQRIAAEFGLRISRNELGARFGSAMTNARSFRRLEQDGQTSEAAEVDFWRAVVTQVLAGVPTENIEAAFQRLWQHFAEAAHWQLFDDIAPTLTELRRRGYRIGVASNFDSRLIGICKELWPLDQISDEDQFVSSRVGWVKPADGFYGAIQQATQLEPARILMVGDDFENDVAAPHRCGWLARWLVRNSAESTGEHIRSLTDLLAELP
- a CDS encoding efflux RND transporter periplasmic adaptor subunit translates to MTRNVAFTLLLTLAASSFAQAPKGPPAAAPPPPRVFVATARIETLDEPKSFVGTVTPLRKSVVGSAASGRVEEYLVNEGDFVKKGAPIAHLRRGIIGAEKKAAEAELEVRKAALLEMENSRADEIAQARAQLAIAEANQTFQHGRAERAKQLLNAITKEALEEAVSHEQQAEATRNNAAAVLRLLTGNTWEQKHEQWKARIAVQEAEVERLSEQFQRHTMFAPFDGWVTAEFTEVGQWMMQGDHAAEIAELGNVDVEIAVLEDYATKLTPGVMGNVEITALRGQRFVGKVAIINPQADARARTFPVKVRVENVVDERGPLLKAGMFARVTLPVGEAKPLPFVPKDAIAIGGRSPVVYVVDTTAGKSSVRPVPVTLGVAQGQWVSVGVGEIKAGDVLVVEGNERLRPGQDVRAEAINISFP
- a CDS encoding efflux RND transporter permease subunit; translation: MNLITTFVNNPVKVTVGVILLLMFGILSLFTMPMQLTPEVEVPTLTIETMWPGASPEEVEKQIIHEQEEQLKSVEGVRKMTSESMDSMGRITLEFPVGIDVSEALLKVNTKLAQVPSYPEDVDEPVINTSNAANRPIAWLILGERVPTVEEKDEFTAKHPDLKATLDKAYNSNNEGLTMHRLKDLAVTEPRIKAWLPPDRDVTTLRKFAEDYIESALERVEGVSNANVLGGREEELQVVVNPEHLAARGLTINDIRVALRGQNEDTSAGDYWEGKRRYVVRTLGQFRSPEQVENAIVARRDGVPVYVRDIAKVVEGYKKPDGIVKRFGTTSIAINVQRGVGENVLDVMKGVRGTMIDLNADILKNQNLQLVQVYDETEYIYSAMNLVSDNLFWGSIFTFLTLLVFLRNGWPTLIIFAHIIISTVGAFLVMAVLGRSLNVLALGGLAFAVGMLVDNAIVMLENIYRRHQKGESPEDAAVNGAGEVWGALLNATLANLAVFLPVLFIKEEAGQLFRDIAISISAAVALSMLVAVAVVPTAAMRILKPHKKDRHGNVILPEAEPQKERRTGFWGFVNWLMLPINFILKISDKIADWMVNLLIGFNRGLQISLFPRIIVVCAVIAGSCVLTWMLLPKVEYLPSGDRNLVFGIVIPPPGYNLDHLLKMGNLVEEELRPFWDVELDDPEVVNGKKLVINDFFFVARNRQVFIGARSLDPARAKDLVPVIQRIGDKLPGTFLIAKQASLFEQGLTGGRTVDIEITGPDINKLVAFGGEIFGRLKGSPEMPGLIPAAQIRPTPSLDLANPEMRIYPKFEQAADLRMTAQELGYAVDALVDGAYAADYYKGGDKIDLRIVGEDRYANSEQSLQTVPIATPAGQLVPLEAIANIRLEPGPEQVNHRTRQRAITLEVSPPPDMPLELAMDMITKDVIKPLQASGRLTGGYRISLEGTADKLRSTWFSLRSNLLLAVVITYLLMAATFESWVYPFVVIMTVPLGAVGGFAGLWLLNMWVLQPLDVLTMLGFIMLVGTVVNNPILIVEQSLIHFKEDGMSIGDAVIEAVRTRIRPIFMTTLGGLVGLLPLVLAPGAGSELYRGIGAVLLGGLIISTVVTLVFVPALLSVMIELQQLLFAKKSEENPRDENDRDNGMPLQHMTETVADQVRLPQSVASSR